A section of the Bos indicus isolate NIAB-ARS_2022 breed Sahiwal x Tharparkar chromosome 26, NIAB-ARS_B.indTharparkar_mat_pri_1.0, whole genome shotgun sequence genome encodes:
- the CH25H gene encoding cholesterol 25-hydroxylase — protein sequence MNSHNRSELHVLCSSGQLFLQPLWDRLRTWDALIQSPFFPVVFSITTYVGFCLPFVVLDVLCPWVPTLRRYKIHPDFSPSARQLLPCLGQTLYQHVVFVFPMTLLHWAVSPALLPAEAPELFQLVSHVALCLLLFDTEFFVWHLLHHKVPWLYRTFHKMHHQNSSPFALSTQYMSVGELFSLGVFDMVNVLLLQCHPLTSLTFHVVNIWLSVEDHSGYDFPWSTHRLVPFGWFGGVAHHDLHHSQFNCNFAPYFTHWDKILGTLRSAHAK from the coding sequence ATGAACAGCCACAACCGCTCCGAGCTCCACGTCCTCTGCAGCTCTGGCCAGCTGTTCCTGCAGCCCCTCTGGGACCGCCTGAGGACCTGGGACGCTCTCATTCAGTCGCCCTTCTTTCCTGtcgtcttctccatcaccacctaCGTGGGCTTCTGCCTGCCCTTCGTGGTGCTGGACGTGCTGTGCCCCTGGGTGCCCACGCTGCGGCGCTACAAGATCCACCCGGACTTCTCGCCCTCTGCGCGGCAGCTGCTGCCCTGCCTGGGGCAGACGCTCTACCAGCACGTGGTGTTCGTGTTCCCCATGACGCTGCTGCACTGGGCTGTCAGCCCGGCTCTCCTGCCCGCCGAAGCCCCCGAACTGTTCCAGCTGGTGAGCCACGTGGCGCTCTGCCTGCTGCTCTTTGACACCGAGTTCTTCGTGTGGCATCTGCTGCATCACAAGGTGCCCTGGCTGTACCGGACCTTCCACAAGATGCACCATCAGAATTCGTCCCCGTTCGCGCTGTCCACGCAGTACATGAGCGTCGGGGAGCTCTTTTCCTTGGGTGTCTTTGACATGGTGAACGTCTTGCTGCTCCAGTGTCACCCTCTCACCTCCCTGACCTTCCACGTTGTCAACATCTGGCTGTCGGTGGAGGACCACTCCGGCTACGACTTCCCCTGGTCCACGCACAGACTGGTACCTTTCGGGTGGTTTGGGGGCGTGGCGCATCACGACCTGCATCACTCCCAGTTTAACTGCAACTTTGCGCCTTACTTCACACACTGGGACAAAATACTGGGAACTCTGAGGTCTGCTCACGCCAAGTAA